A single window of Anopheles moucheti chromosome 2, idAnoMoucSN_F20_07, whole genome shotgun sequence DNA harbors:
- the LOC128296945 gene encoding sphingosine-1-phosphate lyase, with amino-acid sequence MKPHLRFVTGSIDRVFSGRQPWQIVAITTTTVLGTVWLCQVLFQEESLYRRAKKKVFKLARLIPAVRRKIDAEIKKINDGFIKDISQAGNYYTELPNDGMSQDEILKQVDEYLELGHYRWKEGFISGAVYYYNPELIRLVTEVYGKASYTNPLHPDVFPGVCKMEAEVVRMTATLFHGGPRACGTMTTGGTESIMMACKAYRDYANDQRGITKPNMVLPVTAHTGFDKAAKYLGIFTKVVPVNADTTEVDIKAMERAINRNTVMLVGSAPNFPYGTMDDIEAIAALGRKYNIPVHVDACLGGFLIVFMKRAGYPVRPFDFSIPGVTSISADTHKYGFTPKGSSVVLYSEKVYRHYQYTVTSDWPGGVYGSPTVNGSRAGGIIAATWATMMNFGLDGYVEATKRIIDTTRYIEKELRDIKNIFIFGTPATSVIGIGSRNFDIFLLGGELSNLGWNLNSLQFPSGIHICVTYMHTETGVADKFIQDVRSKVALIMKNPTKPVEGKMAIYGVAQSVPDRELIGDFTRCFIDSMYYTPVDKTTE; translated from the exons ATGAAACCACACCTGAGGTTTGTTAccggttcgatcgatcgagtcTTCTCCGGTCGACAGCCGTGGCAGATCGTTGCCATAACTACTACTACGGTGCTCGGCACAGTGTGGCTCTGTCAGGTGCTTTTCCAGGAGGAAAGTCTTTACCgacgagcgaaaaaaaaggtgttcaAACTAGCACGTCTCATACCGGCCGTGCGAAGGAAGATCGATGCagaaattaagaaaataaacGACGGTTTCATCAAGGACATTAGTCAGGCGGGTAACTACTATACCGAACTGCCAAACGATGGCATGAGTCAGGACGAAATACTCAAGCAAGTGGACGAATACCTGGAACTGGGGCACTATCGATGGAAGGAAGGATTCATTTCCGGTGCCGTGTACTACTACAATCCCGAGTTGATTAGGCTCGTGACGGAAGTGTATGGTAAAGCGTCCTACACTAACCCGCTGCATCCTGATGTGTTCCCGGGCGTGTGTAAAATGGAGGCCGAAGTGGTCCGGATGACGGCTACTCTTTTCCACGGTGGCCCAAGAGCATGTGGTACCATGACAACGGGTGGAACGGAATCTATCATGATGGCCTGCAAAGCGTACCGCGATTATGCAAACGACCAGCGTGGTATTACCAAACCCAACATGGTACTGCCCGTAACAGCCCATACAGGGTTCGATAAGGCGGCCAAATACTTGGGAATCTTCACGAAGGTGGTGCCGGTAAATGCCGACACGACTGAGGTGGACATCAAAGCGATGGAACGTGCCATCAATCGCAACACGGTTATGTTGGTCGGATCGGCACCGAACTTCCCGTACGGTACGATGGATGACATCGAAGCGATAGCGGCACTCGGGCGCAAGTATAACATCCCGGTGCATGTCGACGCATGTCTCGGTGGGTTTTTGATTGTGTTCATGAAGCGTGCTGGTTATCCGGTGCGCCCGTTCGATTTTAGCATTCCCGGCGTAACGAGCATTTCGGCCGATACGCACAAGTATGGTTTTACGCCGAAAGGCTCATCGGTGGTGCTGTACTCGGAGAAGGTTTACAGACATTATCAGTACACCGTAACATCCGACTGGCCAGGCGGTGTGTACGGTTCACCCACGGTGAATGGTTCGCGTGCGGGCGGTATTATCGCAGCGACTTGGGCTACTATGATGAACTTTGGACTAGATGGTTACGTTGAGGCAACGAAGCGTATCATCGATACCACTCGTTACATAGAGAAAGA ACTACGTGACATCAAAAACATCTTCATATTCGGCACCCCCGCTACGAGTGTCATCGGGATTGGGTCGCGCAATTTCGACATTTTCCTGCTGGGTGGAGAGTTAAGCAATCTGGGATGGAATTTGAACTCGCTCCAGTTTCCCTCGGG AATACATATCTGCGTGACATACATGCACACGGAGACGGGTGTGGCGGACAAGTTCATCCAGGACGTCCGCAGTAAGGTGGCACTGATCATGAAGAACCCCACCAAACCCGTCGAAGGAAAGATGGCCATTTACGGTGTCGCTCAGTCGGTACCGGATCGTGAGCTGATCGGAGATTTCACCAGGTGCTTTATCGATTCCATGTATTACACGCCTGTCGATAAGACGACAGAGTAA
- the LOC128298080 gene encoding uncharacterized protein LOC128298080, with product MTTITLPRHDVTKFCRFCLSEINLLNVIGTSAEEQETHGELLRIVNNYLKIEFDPVKDFPSAICEMCIALLHDFDTLYRNAHDYNYALRLLAESPRMADIETEIPVNTIESGLGNIYEPSPLVFIEMQNNAYEEELLATNALDGQIVLEDVPVSEIVEQEAQIDVYHVDGQLQHIVMEGGTCIEIQSEETPKSSPPQRANLLNASLAKTGPNILVRKRITPPYAAPSPQLPKKPVPMKPSTIPVNNTTTRTLNVEANTKRFPPQAENKQYVAAAGPKQLYRCNHCTNLFVELSNLYSHNCPKRQRETAVQNNSTRPTVVPNDGQRIKCKMCNMSYRTKLQYQKHEYEVHGIRNENFGIKCTICQKLFSQRQDYQLHMRAIHPTPGMGFVKVHSQ from the exons ATGACTACCATTACGCT TCCCCGTCATGATGTTACGAAGTTTTGTCGCTTTTGCCTGTCGGAAATCAACCTTCTTAACGTGATCGGCACTAGTGCGGAAGAGCAAGAGACTCATGGTGAATTGCTGCGGATTGTGAACAATTATCTCAAGATAGAGTTCGATCCTGTCAAGGATTTTCCTAGTGCCATCTGTGAGATGTGTATCGCGTTGCTGCATGATTTCGACACTCTGTACAGAAATGCACACGACTACAACTATGCCCTGAGACTGCTCGCGGAAAGCCCGAGGATGGCGGACATAGAAACGGAAATTCCCGTTAATACGATTGAATCGGGCCTGGGTAATATCTATGAACCCTCTCCATTGGTTTTCatagaaatgcaaaacaacGCCTACGAGGAAGAACTCCTCGCTACAAATGCTCTGGACGGACAGATTGTTTTGGAAGATGTTCCTGTAAGCGAAATCGTTGAACAAGAGGCACAGATCGATGTGTATCATGTCGATGGTCAACTGCAGCACATCGTCATGGAGGGTGGTACCTGCATCGAAATTCAGTCTGAAGAAACTCCAAAGTCATCACCACCGCAACGAGCAAATCTGTTAAATGCGTCGCTCGCCAAAACTGGCCCAAACATATTGGTTCGAAAACGCATCACTCCACCATATGCAGCACCATCACCTCAGTTACCTAAAAAACCTGTGCCAATGAAACCTTCAACAATTCCCGTAAATAATACCACCACCAGGACACTAAACGTGGAAGCTAACACGAAAAGATTTCCTCCACAGgccgaaaacaaacaatatgtAGCGGCGGCAGGACCAAAGCAACTTTACCGTTGCAATCACTGTACGAATCTATTTGTGGAACTTTCCAACTTATACAGTCACAATTGCCCAAAACGGCAAAGAGAAACCGCCGTTCAGAACAACTCTACGAGGCCAACGGTGGTACCTAACGACGGTCAGCGGATTAAATGCAAGATGTGTAACATGTCCTACCGGACGAAGCTACAGTATCAGAAGCACGAATATGAGGTGCACGGTATTAGGAATGAAAACTTTGGCATCAAATGTACCATTTGTCAGAAACTGTTTTCACAGCGGCAGGATTATCAGCTACACATGCGAGCGATACATCCAACGCCGGGCATGGGTTTCGTGAAGGTACACTCTCAATAA